The following are encoded together in the Lactuca sativa cultivar Salinas chromosome 1, Lsat_Salinas_v11, whole genome shotgun sequence genome:
- the LOC111889626 gene encoding BURP domain protein RD22, with amino-acid sequence MFNYLWFEYQLALLGCHAVTPDVYWKSMLPNSPMPKSVKDLVYTAGWTDEKYTMVGVGSRGVEVGAGTPGDQTDVGVGRGGVAVHTTHRGKPVCVGVHPGPDPFNYLYAASADQLKDDPNVALFFLENDLHQGKEMKLHFTKVDPTQKPNFLPRQIADSIPFSSNKLPQIYNKFSIKPDSLEAEIMKQTLNQCESKGIKGEEKYCATSLESMVDFSTTKLGKKVKAISTEVNVKESSPLQKYTIEGAKKLVADRAVVCHKKNYAYAVFYCHKTVSTRAYVVSLVGEDGTKAKAVAVCHTDTSKWNPKHLAFKVLKVKPGSVPVCHFLPEDHVVWVPY; translated from the exons ATGTTTAATTATTTGTGGTTTGAATATCAGCTAGCACTTCTGGGATGCCATGCAGTGACTCCTGATGTTTACTGGAAGTCTATGCTGCCAAACAGTCCTATGCCCAAATCAGTCAAGGATCTTGTGTACACTGCAG GATGGACGGACGAGAAGTACACCATGGTCGGAGTTGGGAGTCGTGGGGTGGAGGTGGGCGCCGGAACACCAGGGGATCAAACGGATGTTGGTGTCGGAAGAGGTGGTGTTGCTGTGCATACAACCCACAGAGGGAAGCCCGTTTGCGTAGGTGTACATCCAGGACCCGATCCATTCAATTACCTCTACGCTGCCTCTGCTGATCAACTCAAAGATGATCCAAATGTAGCTTTGTTCTTCTTAGAAAACGACTTGCATCAAGGAAAGGAAATGAAGTTACATTTCACGAAAGTCGACCCGACCCAAAAACCAAACTTTTTACCTCGACAGATAGCTGACTCGATACCCTTTTCATCAAACAAACTTCCACAAATCTACAATAAGTTCTCGATAAAACCTGACTCACTGGAAGCTGAAATCATGAAGCAAACACTAAACCAATGTGAGAGCAAAGGCATCAAAGGCGAGGAAAAATATTGCGCAACGTCATTAGAGTCCATGGTGGATTTTAGTACTACAAAGTTGGGTAAAAAAGTGAAAGCCATCTCAACAGAAGTAAACGTTAAAGAAAGTAGTCCATTGCAGAAGTATACGATTGAGGGAGCTAAGAAACTTGTAGCAGATAGAGCTGTGGTTTGCCATAAGAAAAACTACGCTTACGCTGTGTTTTATTGCCACAAAACTGTTAGCACTCGAGCGTACGTTGTTTCTTTGGTGGGAGAGGATGGGACTAAAGCAAAAGCAGTGGCAGTTTGCCATACAGACACCTCGAAATGGAACCCGAAACATTTGGCTTTTAAAGTGCTTAAAGTGAAACCAGGAAGTGTCCCAGTTTGTCATTTCTTGCCTGAAGATCACGTTGTTTGGGTTCCATACTAA